Genomic segment of Cronobacter dublinensis subsp. dublinensis LMG 23823:
GCGATGCCCGGCGGTACGCCGTCAATGATGCAGCCGAGCGCCAGACCATGGGACTCGCCGAAAGTGGTGACGCGAAAGAGTTGTCCAAGAGTGTTGCCTGCCATCACGGCTCCATTATCGTGTCGTTGTGGTGTTATGCATTATTCAGCGGGCGTGCGCCCGCCTGTTTTAATCTTTGTAGATGCTGAAGTGTTCGCGTGCGCTGATGAGCTGTGCTTTGGTCAGCATAAAGACGCCGTCGCCGCCGTTGTCGAACTCAAGCCAGGTAAACGGTACGTCCGGGTACTGCTCCATCAGATGTACCATGCTGTTACCGACTTCACAAATCAGAATGCCGTTGTCGGTCAGGTAGTCCGGCGAGCAGGCGAGAATGCGGCGCGCGAGCTTCAGTCCGTCGCTGCCAGCCGCGAGACCGAGCTCTGGTTCGTGGCGATATTCGTTCGGCAGGTCGGACATATCTTCTTCATCCACATACGGCGGATTGGTCACGATAATGTCGTACTGTACTTTCGGCAGGTCACGGAAGAGATCCGAGCGGATCGGCGTCACATGATGGATAAGCCCGTGCTCTTCAATGTTGTGCTCGGTGACGGCCAGCGCGTCGCCGGAGATATCTACCGCGTCAACTTCGGCGTTCGGGAAGGCGTACGCGCAGGCGATGGCGATACAGCCGCTGCCGGTGCACATATCCAGGATGTGCTGCGGTTCATGGTCAATAAGCCCGGCGAAACGGTTGTTGATAAGCTCGCCGATGGGCGAGCGCGGCACCAGTACGCGCTCGTCGACGTAAAACTCGTGGCCGCAGAACCAGGCTTTATTGGTGAGGTACGCCACCGGAATACGCTCGTTGACGCGGCGGATCACCCGCTCGACGATGCGGTGACGCTCGCTGGAGGTCAGACGCGCGGTACGCATATCTTCCGGAATATCCAGCGGCAGGTAGAGCGACGGCAGCACCAGTTGCACCGCTTCATCCCAGGGGTTGTCCGTGCCGTGACCATACCAGATGCCCGCCGCGCTGAAACGGCTCACCGCCCAACGCAACATATCCTGAATGGTATGCAGTTCACTGACTGCCTCATCGACGAAAATTTTATCCACACTGCCCTCCGCATGACGCTCCGCGTTAAATTCGGCGGCTAGTTTGCCATGAAGGCGGCGATAAATCAGCAACCGGCGCGTCATCCCTGAAAATTGGCTTTTGTTTGGCGACGCGCCAATCTCGGGTAAACTGCCTGCGCAACGATAAAGAAGAGAAGAAGATGAAAAAGAAGCCATCGCTGAGTGAGGAAGAAAAGTCGCTGTTTCGCGCGCTGATGAGCGGAACGCGGGAGCTGAAACAGGACACCATTGTGCACCCGCCCGCGCGTAAAAAACTGCGTGAGGTGCCGCCTAAGCGCCTGTTGCAGGAGCAGGTGGACGCCAGCCACTACTTTTCCGATGAGTTCCAGCCGCTTCTGAACAGCGACGGGCCGATGCGCTATGTACGCCCCGGCGTCGACCATTTCGAGCTGAAAAAACTGCGCCGCGGCGATTACTCGCCCGAGCTGTTCCTCGATCTCCACGGCTTAACGCAGATGCAGGCCAAGCAGGAGCTGGGAGCGCTGATTGCCGCCTGTCGCCGCGAGCATGTCTTCTGTGCCTGCGTGATGCACGGCCACGGTAAACATATTCTCAAACAGCAGACGCCGCTGTGGCTGGCCCAGCATCCACACGTGATGGCGTTTCATCAGGCGCCGAAAGAGTATGGCGGCGACGCCGCGCTGCTGGTGTTGATTGAAGTGGAAGAGTGGCAGCCGCCGCAGTTGCCTTAAGCCATGCGCGTGACTGGCGCAAAAAGGACGCCGCAGAAACAGCAAGAGCCGCATCAGCGGCTCTTTTTCTTTTACAGCTTAGTGGCAGGCGTTAAATCGCTTTCGCCATTTTCAGATTGCAGGGGCTCATCTGCCAGTTAAACACGCCCTTGTCGTTATCGCCTTCAATCGTCACGCAGGCGATAGCGGAGGTCGAGAACATCGGCGGCGTTTCGCCAGGGCAGAGTTCCGCCACCAGATACCCCACCAGCGGCAGGTGGGAGATAACCATCACCGCGCTGACGCCGTCACGGGCCAGGACATGGAGGTAGTCGCTCACCAGGCCGATATCGCCGCAAGGCGTGAGCTCCGGCAGGACTTCGGTTTTGACAGGCAGGCTCATGGCCTCTTTCACGACGTCCAGTGTCTGTTCGGCTCGCAGGAAAGGGCTCACCAGAACACGTTCGATATCCACCTTTTGACCTTTTAACCAGGTCGCCATTTGACGGGATTCGTCACAACCGCACGCGGTCAGAGGACGAACCGAATCACTGGCGGCATCGAGTGCTGCGTCGCCGTGACGCATGATAAAAACTTGCATATTGCACCGCTTTTGTTGACCAGAAGCGCCAGCGCAACCCCGAAAATGCATCACGCTTTTTACGGGTATCGGCTGGCGGTCGGGCATTGTGCCTGATCCGTACATCGAATGAAACGCTGTTTTTTACCCTATTGACGTAAGTATAGTCAATCAGTGTTTACAAAATAACCAGCGCTGCGTTTTCGATAACAGGAACTACGCTTTATCAGACCGCGATTTCAGCCTGCGGGTTCCCCGTGGGCCAGAAAGTTTGCGCGGTCTGCGCCATGCGCAACAGCCTGTCGCACGGGGTAAAACGCTCTCCATAACGGGTGGAAAGACGGGTGAGCGTCGCCACCACCTGCGCCGCGCCGAGCGTGTCCATATAACGGTACGGACCGCCCAGGAACGGAGGGAAACCGATGCCGAAAACGGCGCCGATATCGCCGTCGCGCGCCGAGCGCACCACACCCTCATCAAGACACCGCGCCGCCTCGTTCAGCATCATCATGACGCAGCGCTCGGCTATCTCTTCGCCGCTCAGTTTACCGCCCGGTTTTACGCCAATAAGCCCGTAAACCGCAGGGTCAACCTGTTTTTTGCTTTTACGCCCTTTCGCTGGATAAAGATAGAAACCGCGACCATTTTTTCTGCCTTTGCGATCGTCGTTCAAAATTGCTGCAACGGCTTCATCGGGCGCGCTGAATCGCGGCCCGTAAGCGCGCTCCAGCACAGGCATAATTTTGGTGCCAACATCAATGCCGACTTCATCCAGCAACTGGATAGGGCCGACCGGGAATCCCCTTTTCACCAGCGCGTCGTCGATTTTCTCAATGCTCTCCCCTTCCATCAGGCAGCGCATCGCCTCGTTAATGTACGGTGCCAGGATGCGGTTGACGTAAAACCCGGCGCAGTCGGCTACCACGATCGGCGTTTTACCCTGCTTTTTCGCAAGCAGCACGGTCGTGGCAATGGTTTCCGGGCTGGTGCCCGCATGGGGGATCACTTCCACCAGCGGCATTTTGTCGACCGGGCTGAAATAATGCAGCCCAATCACCTGCTCCGGGCGCGCGGCCCCGGCGGCGATATCGCCGATAGGCAACGAGGACGTGTTAGACGCGAAAATAGTGTACGGCGCGGTACTTGCCTCGATCTCCGCCACCATCTTCTGCTTCAGGGTTAACTCTTCGAAAACGGCTTCCACGACGATATCGCGCTGGTGGAACCCGCGATAATCGGTGCCAGCCGAAATCAGCGCCATCTGAGCGTCGCGCTCGCTGGCGCGCAGGTGACGACGGCGCACCTTTTTCTCCAGCAGATCCCAGCTGTATTTCAGGGCGTGGTTAATGCCCTTTTCGCTGATGTCTTTAATACGCACTGGCAAACGGGCTTTGGTGGCGGTCACATACGCAATTCCGCCGCCCATCAGCCCGCCGCCCAGCACGCCGACCGAATGCAGCGCGCGCGGCGCCACGCCGCTGCCGGTCTCTTTTTTAAGCTCAGTAGTAGCGAAAAAGAGACCGCGCAGCGCCGCTGATTCCGGCGTCATCGCCAGTTCGCCAAAGGCGCGCGCCTCGGCCTGATAGCCGCTGGCGCTCCCCTGCTCAAGCCCGGTGCGCACCACATCGATAATGCGCTGCGCCGCCGGGTAGTTGCCGTGCGTTTTCTGATGAGTCTTCTGGCTGACCATACGAAACAGCAGCGCGCGACCGAGCGGGCCTGCCAGCACGCGCTCACGCACCGGCAAACGACGCGGCGCGGGACGGCCTTTTTTAGCAAGCGCCGCGGCGGCCTCCAGCAAAATGGTGTGCGGCACCACGTCATCCACCAGCCCGGCTTTCAGCGCCTGACGCGCACGCAACTGTTTGCCGGCCAGGATCATCTCAAGCGCGGTGCTGACGCCGATAAGGCGCGGCAGCCGCTGCGTGCCGCCGGAGCCCGGCAGCAGCCCTAACTGCACTTCCGGCAGCCCGAGCAGGGTTTTAGGGTCATCGGTACAGACGCGGCTGTGGCAGGCGAGCGCCAGCTCAAGCCCGCCGCCCAGGCACGCGCCGTGGATAGCCGCCACGACATGCACCGGCAGCGCGCGGATCTCCGCCATGATCTGCTGACCCTGGCTTGCCAGCGCTTCGGCCTCCTGCGCGCTTTTGCAGTGCGCAATCATGTTGATATCTGCGCCCGCAATAAAGTTATCGGGCTTAGCGGAGATAAACACCACGCCCGCGAGATCGCGGTTTTCACGCAGCGTTTTGACAATCGCGCGCACGTCGCGGGCGAACGCCGCCTTGAGCGTGTTCATTTTCTCGCCCGGCACGTCGATAGTGACTACCGCCACGTTGTCCGGGCGCATCTGTAAAGTGAATGCGGATGTCGATTCCATTATTCGGCCTCCAGTACCATTGCCGCGCCAAGCCCGCCCGCCGCGCAGGCGGTCACCAGCCCGAAACCGCCGCCGCGGCGGCGCAGTTCGTTAAGCGTCTGGGTTATCATTCGCGCGCCGGTGGCGGCGAACGGGTGCCCGTAGGCGATAGAGCCGCCGAGCACGTTAAATTTGCTGTCATCCACCTCGCCGGTCGCCTGGCTGCGGCCCAGCACGTCGCGGGCGAAACGGTCGCTTGCCAGCAGCTTGAGGTTGGTGAGCGTCTGCGAGGCGAACGCCTCATGCATGTCAAAGAGCGTCAGATCGGCCATCGAGAGCCCGGCGCGCTCCAGCGCCAGCGGCGTCGACCATGCCGGGCCCAGCAGCATATCCTGCCAGACATCAATGGCGGTAAAGGCGTAGCTGCGCAGGTAGCCGAGCGGCGTGAGCCCCAGCTCGCGGGCGCGCGATTCGGTCATCAGGATCACTGCCGCCGCGCCGTCGGTGAGCGGCGTGCTGTTGGCGGCCGTCACGGTGCCGTGTTTACGGTCAAAGGCCGGGCGCAGTCTGGCGTAATCGGCAAGCGACGACGTTTTACGGATATTGTTATCTTCGCTCAGCGGATCGCGGTAGGGCGGCGTGTAGGCCGTCATCACTTCATCCCGCAGCTTACCTTCAGCCCACGCCTGCGCCGCCAGCTGGTGCGAACGGTGCGCCAGCGCGTCCTGCTGTTCGCGGGT
This window contains:
- the prmB gene encoding 50S ribosomal protein L3 N(5)-glutamine methyltransferase, which produces MDKIFVDEAVSELHTIQDMLRWAVSRFSAAGIWYGHGTDNPWDEAVQLVLPSLYLPLDIPEDMRTARLTSSERHRIVERVIRRVNERIPVAYLTNKAWFCGHEFYVDERVLVPRSPIGELINNRFAGLIDHEPQHILDMCTGSGCIAIACAYAFPNAEVDAVDISGDALAVTEHNIEEHGLIHHVTPIRSDLFRDLPKVQYDIIVTNPPYVDEEDMSDLPNEYRHEPELGLAAGSDGLKLARRILACSPDYLTDNGILICEVGNSMVHLMEQYPDVPFTWLEFDNGGDGVFMLTKAQLISAREHFSIYKD
- the smrB gene encoding endonuclease SmrB; translated protein: MKKKPSLSEEEKSLFRALMSGTRELKQDTIVHPPARKKLREVPPKRLLQEQVDASHYFSDEFQPLLNSDGPMRYVRPGVDHFELKKLRRGDYSPELFLDLHGLTQMQAKQELGALIAACRREHVFCACVMHGHGKHILKQQTPLWLAQHPHVMAFHQAPKEYGGDAALLVLIEVEEWQPPQLP
- the sixA gene encoding phosphohistidine phosphatase SixA, which translates into the protein MQVFIMRHGDAALDAASDSVRPLTACGCDESRQMATWLKGQKVDIERVLVSPFLRAEQTLDVVKEAMSLPVKTEVLPELTPCGDIGLVSDYLHVLARDGVSAVMVISHLPLVGYLVAELCPGETPPMFSTSAIACVTIEGDNDKGVFNWQMSPCNLKMAKAI
- the fadJ gene encoding fatty acid oxidation complex subunit alpha FadJ, with translation MESTSAFTLQMRPDNVAVVTIDVPGEKMNTLKAAFARDVRAIVKTLRENRDLAGVVFISAKPDNFIAGADINMIAHCKSAQEAEALASQGQQIMAEIRALPVHVVAAIHGACLGGGLELALACHSRVCTDDPKTLLGLPEVQLGLLPGSGGTQRLPRLIGVSTALEMILAGKQLRARQALKAGLVDDVVPHTILLEAAAALAKKGRPAPRRLPVRERVLAGPLGRALLFRMVSQKTHQKTHGNYPAAQRIIDVVRTGLEQGSASGYQAEARAFGELAMTPESAALRGLFFATTELKKETGSGVAPRALHSVGVLGGGLMGGGIAYVTATKARLPVRIKDISEKGINHALKYSWDLLEKKVRRRHLRASERDAQMALISAGTDYRGFHQRDIVVEAVFEELTLKQKMVAEIEASTAPYTIFASNTSSLPIGDIAAGAARPEQVIGLHYFSPVDKMPLVEVIPHAGTSPETIATTVLLAKKQGKTPIVVADCAGFYVNRILAPYINEAMRCLMEGESIEKIDDALVKRGFPVGPIQLLDEVGIDVGTKIMPVLERAYGPRFSAPDEAVAAILNDDRKGRKNGRGFYLYPAKGRKSKKQVDPAVYGLIGVKPGGKLSGEEIAERCVMMMLNEAARCLDEGVVRSARDGDIGAVFGIGFPPFLGGPYRYMDTLGAAQVVATLTRLSTRYGERFTPCDRLLRMAQTAQTFWPTGNPQAEIAV
- the fadI gene encoding acetyl-CoA C-acyltransferase FadI, with amino-acid sequence MSQALPLVTRQGDRIAIVSGLRTPFARQATAYHGVPAVDLGKMVVGELLARSEIPPEVIEQLVFGQVVQMPEAPNIAREIVLGTGMSVRTDAYSVSRACATSFQAVANVAESLMAGTIRAGIAGGADSSSVLPIGVSKKLARILVDANKARTTGQRLKLFSRLRLRDLLPVPPAVAEYSTGLRMGDTAEQMAKTHGITREQQDALAHRSHQLAAQAWAEGKLRDEVMTAYTPPYRDPLSEDNNIRKTSSLADYARLRPAFDRKHGTVTAANSTPLTDGAAAVILMTESRARELGLTPLGYLRSYAFTAIDVWQDMLLGPAWSTPLALERAGLSMADLTLFDMHEAFASQTLTNLKLLASDRFARDVLGRSQATGEVDDSKFNVLGGSIAYGHPFAATGARMITQTLNELRRRGGGFGLVTACAAGGLGAAMVLEAE